A stretch of Saccharothrix texasensis DNA encodes these proteins:
- a CDS encoding DUF2399 domain-containing protein: protein MDLDRLELAELWRLARETLEGGGRSAFSVRVEDEKTAAALAELLRKPVAHPARRQISLARLDEHVRAHGSTLTEVLEALHGRPVDMSTTGEASTAEAVVKFALREHDLLHEPWAAPWIEYVRRYGKIPQPALPMLANQAARVLGGLGPTTTRFALAGNDLDDGRPLTRIVGKALELMGTTWEQAGIFKDAYSDPVLTSQGHLTLNDTLETPEITVVRSPRLLESGVPGPLMVLPNGLTAQARHHLEGKTVRCHNDFTPDGIRATNAILAWTDGTAWRMSANDYREAVATLIARSIELPTLNSRPPEAAWDPDLAGIMATTGLMVTEEHVLPSLL, encoded by the coding sequence GTGGACCTGGACCGACTTGAACTGGCCGAGTTGTGGCGGCTGGCCCGGGAGACCCTGGAGGGCGGCGGCCGGTCTGCGTTCAGCGTTCGCGTCGAGGACGAGAAGACCGCCGCGGCGCTCGCCGAACTGCTGCGCAAGCCGGTCGCGCACCCGGCCCGCCGGCAGATCTCCCTGGCGCGCCTGGACGAGCACGTCCGCGCGCACGGCAGCACCCTGACCGAGGTGCTGGAAGCGCTGCACGGCAGGCCGGTCGACATGTCCACCACCGGGGAAGCGTCGACGGCCGAGGCCGTGGTGAAGTTCGCACTGCGCGAGCACGACCTGCTGCACGAACCGTGGGCCGCACCGTGGATCGAATACGTGCGTCGGTACGGCAAGATCCCACAGCCCGCGTTGCCCATGCTCGCCAACCAGGCCGCCCGGGTGCTCGGCGGCCTCGGGCCGACGACGACCCGGTTCGCCCTGGCCGGCAACGACCTCGACGACGGACGGCCGCTCACCCGCATCGTGGGCAAGGCGCTCGAACTCATGGGCACGACCTGGGAGCAGGCCGGGATCTTCAAGGACGCCTACAGCGACCCGGTGCTGACCTCCCAGGGCCACCTGACGCTGAACGACACCCTCGAAACCCCGGAGATCACCGTCGTTCGCAGCCCACGCCTGCTCGAATCCGGCGTGCCCGGCCCGTTGATGGTGCTCCCGAACGGCCTCACCGCACAGGCCAGGCACCACCTCGAGGGCAAGACGGTCCGCTGCCACAACGACTTCACGCCGGACGGCATCCGCGCGACCAACGCCATCCTCGCCTGGACCGACGGCACGGCGTGGCGCATGTCGGCGAACGACTACCGCGAGGCCGTCGCCACGCTGATCGCCCGCAGCATCGAACTGCCGACGCTGAACAGCCGCCCCCCGGAGGCCGCCTGGGATCCCGACCTGGCCGGGATCATGGCCACCACGGGACTGATGGTCACCGAGGAGCACGTGCTGCCGTCACTTCTCTGA
- a CDS encoding RNA polymerase sigma factor → MERLDGPEVLAAWYDAHARPLHHYLARRAGTAVADDLVADVFLVAWEQRAGFDPTRAGPKAWLYGIATNLLRRHHRSEETRLRAWARDGGRRSTQDEVDHRVAESVDADVRARRMAEAIAGLRAEERDVLLLVAWGELTAAEIAEVLGIKEQTVRTRLHRARTKLRTEEARDA, encoded by the coding sequence GTGGAGCGGCTGGACGGGCCGGAAGTGCTGGCCGCCTGGTACGACGCCCACGCCCGCCCGCTGCACCACTACCTGGCCCGGCGGGCCGGGACGGCGGTAGCCGACGACCTCGTGGCCGACGTGTTCCTGGTCGCCTGGGAGCAGCGGGCTGGGTTCGACCCGACCCGCGCCGGACCCAAGGCGTGGCTGTACGGGATAGCCACCAACCTGCTGCGACGGCACCACCGCTCCGAGGAGACCCGGCTGCGGGCCTGGGCGCGGGACGGTGGCCGCCGGTCCACCCAGGACGAAGTCGACCACCGGGTCGCGGAGAGCGTGGACGCGGACGTGCGCGCCCGGCGGATGGCCGAGGCCATCGCGGGACTGCGCGCCGAGGAGCGCGATGTGCTGCTGCTCGTGGCGTGGGGCGAGCTGACCGCGGCGGAGATCGCGGAAGTGCTCGGGATCAAGGAGCAGACGGTACGGACGCGCCTGCACAGGGCCAGGACGAAGCTGAGGACCGAGGAGGCGCGCGATGCGTGA
- a CDS encoding CU044_5270 family protein: MREDEMDHVVRGVRGDTAPMTDESFIANREKVLALTVTGRPAGRPARRWWGVAAGVAALAAGGVLAQVALGGPTPATAEAAQTLTRAADAITTTDPVLGPGQYRYAISRGRSAVQTRQGGQDFRWLGEEVLEVWLPAAEGEEYLVRPRDTGRRDWLVGTEEQARSAGVDLRPAAQDEVRGRCDRQCQEDPGAWQQPNARFIAGLPRAPEALLERLLADGRGRGSSDHQEALVLASDLLRSGKVPADLRAALFRALALLPGLEVVDQSANLDGRRGVALAVTDGDDRQEVIVDPTTGEFIGDRRVLTESDGTLPAGTVVESGSVTTAVVDGIGVHP, translated from the coding sequence ATGCGTGAGGACGAGATGGACCACGTCGTGCGGGGGGTGCGCGGCGACACGGCTCCGATGACCGATGAGAGCTTCATCGCCAACCGGGAGAAGGTGCTGGCGCTCACCGTGACCGGACGGCCGGCGGGCAGGCCGGCGCGGCGCTGGTGGGGTGTCGCCGCGGGCGTCGCCGCGCTGGCCGCGGGCGGGGTGCTGGCCCAGGTCGCGCTGGGTGGTCCGACGCCCGCGACCGCCGAGGCGGCGCAGACGTTGACCAGGGCGGCGGACGCGATCACGACGACGGACCCGGTGCTGGGCCCCGGCCAGTACCGGTACGCGATCAGCCGCGGCCGGTCCGCGGTGCAGACCCGGCAGGGCGGGCAGGACTTCCGGTGGCTGGGCGAGGAAGTCCTGGAGGTGTGGCTGCCCGCGGCCGAGGGCGAGGAGTACCTGGTCCGCCCCCGGGACACCGGTCGGCGGGACTGGCTGGTCGGCACCGAGGAACAGGCCCGGAGCGCCGGAGTGGACCTGAGGCCCGCGGCGCAGGACGAGGTCCGCGGCCGGTGCGACCGGCAGTGCCAGGAGGACCCGGGGGCGTGGCAGCAGCCCAACGCCCGGTTCATCGCCGGCCTGCCCCGCGCGCCGGAAGCGCTGCTGGAGCGCCTGCTCGCGGACGGTCGGGGACGCGGGTCCAGCGACCACCAGGAGGCGCTGGTCCTCGCCTCCGACCTGCTGCGCAGCGGCAAGGTACCCGCCGACCTGCGGGCCGCGCTGTTCCGGGCGCTGGCGCTGCTGCCCGGCCTGGAGGTGGTCGACCAGTCGGCCAACCTCGACGGCAGGCGGGGCGTCGCGCTGGCCGTGACCGACGGCGACGACCGCCAAGAGGTCATCGTCGACCCGACCACCGGCGAGTTCATCGGCGACCGCCGCGTGCTGACCGAGTCGGACGGGACCCTGCCGGCCGGGACGGTCGTGGAATCCGGTTCGGTGACGACGGCCGTGGTCGACGGGATCGGCGTCCACCCCTGA
- a CDS encoding DUF6892 domain-containing protein, with amino-acid sequence MFRDFNFKLLVIDKLMYQDKVIQPPFRIADVLHAKGATGDLWKYLYERDLLYTVLEEARQYFTDLEITPDQLAAVDELTTDGGLAIYHQCSPFWDGEDDLFDVTSLDDLDLLPNLRVIHGGDEAMMAAPGAQDTLKARGIAVG; translated from the coding sequence ATGTTCCGCGACTTCAACTTCAAGCTGCTGGTCATCGACAAGCTCATGTACCAGGACAAGGTGATCCAGCCTCCGTTCCGGATCGCCGACGTCCTGCACGCCAAGGGCGCCACCGGCGACCTGTGGAAGTACCTGTACGAACGGGACCTCCTGTACACCGTCCTCGAAGAAGCCCGCCAGTACTTCACCGACCTGGAGATCACCCCCGACCAACTGGCCGCCGTGGACGAACTGACCACCGACGGCGGGTTGGCGATCTACCACCAGTGCTCCCCCTTCTGGGACGGCGAGGACGACCTCTTCGACGTCACCTCGCTGGACGACCTCGACCTGCTGCCCAACCTCCGCGTGATCCACGGCGGCGACGAGGCCATGATGGCCGCCCCCGGCGCCCAGGACACCCTCAAGGCCCGCGGGATCGCCGTGGGGTGA
- a CDS encoding ATP-binding protein gives MAFEPEPSRFPGSTSADVGDLGVRNTVSGVVGGVVQAGVVHGGVHLHTAQPTSAWVVPRQLPSAPALFVGRAVELDALDHALAAVAPNGRGTAVQAPTARGPSLAEFPVGDVATGVSTIGGAGGMGKTWLVLAWAHRHLDRFPDGQLFVDLHGFSPAREPMDPAVAVRGFLDALGVEPGRIPADPDAQVARYRSLVADRRMLIVLDNAATAEQVIPLLPGSSTCTVLVTGRTRLASLIDRHGARHLTLDILTRDEARALLTARLGTGRVAAEPDAVDELIALCGSYPLALSITARHAVTSPAVPLPEIAGELRESGLEVLDHDTDPAASLPAVLSWSLRRLTDEQRTVFALLGIAPGLDTTPPAAAALTGLAPARARMALSALVEASLVDRRPHGRYAMHDLIRDYATTTAHDLPHGARQAALARVMDFHLHTAATADHLLNTYHPFLPPAAPAPGVHPLPLSDTTTAAAWLEAEHATLLATQQAAAVLGRHHVVWHLAWALNNFHMRRGHLRDSLAAWRAALDAAVHLPDPATRSRAHRHLGRACARLGLHEESHEHLARALDLAVRHHDTVEQAHTHGVLAFFWGRQGDDRRALAHARHALGLYRAIGRPLWEADALNSVGWYCARLDELDTARDHCHAALSLHRRFHDADGEASTMDTFGLIAHRAGDHRQAIHHYHQALTRYRAFRNTYFLAYTLDNVGHPHAALGEHDQARTAWQEALEFYREQGRDIEARRLRQQLHDLDTLISPPESA, from the coding sequence GTGGCGTTCGAGCCGGAGCCGTCCCGCTTCCCCGGCTCCACGTCGGCCGATGTCGGCGACCTCGGTGTGCGCAATACGGTGTCCGGTGTCGTGGGCGGGGTGGTGCAGGCCGGTGTGGTGCACGGTGGCGTGCACCTGCACACGGCCCAGCCGACCTCCGCCTGGGTGGTGCCGCGCCAACTGCCCTCCGCACCGGCGTTGTTCGTGGGACGAGCTGTGGAGCTGGACGCGCTGGACCACGCCCTGGCTGCGGTTGCGCCGAACGGACGGGGCACCGCTGTGCAGGCTCCGACCGCACGCGGACCGTCCCTCGCCGAGTTCCCGGTCGGGGACGTGGCGACGGGGGTCTCCACCATCGGCGGCGCCGGAGGAATGGGCAAGACCTGGCTGGTCCTGGCGTGGGCGCACCGTCACCTGGACCGATTCCCCGACGGGCAGCTTTTCGTGGACCTGCACGGCTTCAGCCCGGCGCGGGAGCCGATGGACCCGGCCGTGGCGGTGCGGGGGTTCCTCGACGCCCTCGGCGTCGAGCCCGGACGCATCCCGGCCGACCCGGACGCGCAAGTCGCGCGGTACCGCAGCCTGGTCGCGGATCGGCGGATGCTGATCGTGTTGGACAACGCGGCCACCGCCGAGCAGGTGATCCCGCTGCTGCCGGGCAGCTCCACCTGCACGGTGCTGGTCACCGGCCGCACCAGGCTCGCGTCGTTGATCGACCGCCACGGTGCCCGCCACCTGACCCTGGACATCTTGACCCGTGACGAGGCGCGTGCCCTGTTGACCGCTCGCCTGGGTACCGGGCGCGTCGCCGCCGAACCCGACGCCGTGGACGAGCTGATCGCATTGTGCGGGAGTTACCCGCTGGCCCTGTCGATCACCGCCCGTCACGCCGTCACCAGCCCTGCCGTCCCCCTGCCCGAGATCGCCGGCGAACTGCGCGAATCGGGTCTGGAGGTGCTCGACCACGACACCGATCCCGCCGCCAGCCTGCCCGCGGTCCTCTCCTGGTCCCTGCGCCGGCTCACCGACGAGCAGCGCACCGTGTTCGCCCTGCTCGGAATCGCCCCCGGTCTCGACACGACCCCGCCCGCCGCGGCCGCGCTCACCGGCCTGGCACCGGCCCGCGCCCGCATGGCGTTGTCGGCGTTGGTGGAGGCGTCACTGGTCGATCGGCGCCCGCACGGCCGGTACGCGATGCACGACCTGATCCGCGACTACGCCACCACCACTGCCCACGACCTGCCCCACGGCGCACGACAGGCCGCGCTGGCACGGGTGATGGACTTCCACCTGCACACCGCCGCCACCGCGGACCACCTCCTCAACACCTACCACCCGTTCTTGCCGCCCGCCGCGCCCGCGCCCGGCGTGCACCCGCTCCCGCTGTCCGACACCACCACCGCGGCAGCCTGGCTGGAAGCCGAACACGCCACCCTCCTGGCCACCCAGCAGGCCGCCGCCGTGCTCGGCCGCCACCACGTCGTCTGGCACCTCGCCTGGGCACTCAACAACTTCCACATGCGACGAGGGCACCTGCGCGACTCGCTCGCCGCCTGGCGGGCCGCGCTGGACGCCGCCGTCCACCTGCCCGACCCGGCCACCCGCAGCCGCGCCCACCGGCACCTCGGCCGCGCCTGTGCCCGGCTGGGCCTGCACGAGGAGTCCCACGAACACCTGGCTCGGGCACTCGACCTGGCGGTGCGCCACCACGACACCGTCGAACAGGCCCACACCCACGGGGTGCTCGCGTTCTTCTGGGGACGCCAGGGGGACGACCGGCGGGCCTTGGCGCACGCCCGACACGCCCTCGGCCTGTACCGCGCCATCGGCCGGCCGCTGTGGGAGGCCGACGCGCTCAACTCGGTGGGCTGGTACTGCGCCCGCCTCGACGAGCTCGACACCGCGCGTGACCACTGCCACGCCGCCCTCAGCCTGCACCGGCGGTTCCACGACGCCGACGGCGAGGCGTCCACGATGGACACCTTCGGGCTGATCGCCCATCGCGCCGGCGACCACAGGCAGGCGATCCACCACTACCACCAGGCACTCACCCGCTACCGCGCCTTCAGGAACACCTACTTCCTCGCGTACACCCTCGACAACGTCGGCCACCCCCACGCCGCGCTCGGAGAACACGACCAGGCACGCACAGCCTGGCAGGAGGCGCTGGAGTTCTACCGTGAACAAGGCCGTGACATCGAAGCCCGACGCCTCCGACAACAGTTGCACGACCTCGACACCCTGATCTCTCCACCGGAGAGCGCCTGA